In a genomic window of Streptomyces roseoviridis:
- a CDS encoding SPFH domain-containing protein gives MADITRRAGWRHLRSAPTAHIRHQRRGRLVHDGTGLSFWFRPLSAALSEVPVDDRELAMAFHARTADFQDVSVQSTVTYRIGDPAAAATRLDFSVDPDTGAWRGTPLEQIATLLTETAQQHALAVLARIPLAQALVDGVAAVRDRIAAGLAEEPRLPGTGIEVVAVRVVALRPEPEVERALRTPAREQIQQEADRATYERRAVAVERERTIAENELASKIELARQEEQLVDQRGTNARREAEESAAADAVRAEAEASRKVRLARAEAAAAREVGAARAEAQTAWLRAHAEVPPATLHALAATKAAEQLPRIGHLTLSPDVLTGLLARLGGGAER, from the coding sequence ACGGCTCGTGCACGACGGCACGGGACTCAGCTTCTGGTTCCGCCCGCTCTCCGCGGCGCTCTCGGAGGTGCCGGTCGACGACCGGGAGCTGGCGATGGCCTTCCACGCCCGCACCGCGGACTTCCAGGACGTGAGCGTCCAGTCGACGGTGACGTACCGCATCGGCGACCCCGCCGCGGCGGCGACCCGGCTCGACTTCTCCGTCGACCCGGACACCGGGGCCTGGCGCGGCACGCCGCTGGAGCAGATCGCCACCCTGCTCACCGAGACCGCCCAGCAGCACGCCCTCGCCGTGCTCGCCCGGATCCCGCTCGCGCAGGCACTGGTGGACGGGGTCGCGGCGGTCCGGGACCGGATCGCGGCCGGGCTCGCGGAGGAACCGCGACTGCCCGGCACGGGCATCGAGGTCGTGGCCGTGCGGGTGGTGGCCCTGCGCCCCGAACCCGAGGTCGAACGCGCCCTGCGCACCCCGGCCCGCGAACAGATCCAGCAGGAGGCCGACCGGGCGACGTACGAGCGCCGGGCGGTCGCCGTGGAACGGGAACGGACCATCGCCGAGAACGAGCTGGCCAGCAAGATCGAACTGGCCCGCCAGGAGGAGCAGCTCGTCGACCAGCGCGGCACCAACGCGCGGCGCGAGGCGGAGGAGTCGGCGGCGGCCGACGCGGTGCGGGCCGAGGCCGAGGCGTCCCGGAAGGTGCGGCTCGCCCGCGCCGAGGCGGCGGCGGCGCGCGAGGTCGGCGCGGCCCGCGCGGAGGCGCAGACGGCGTGGCTGCGGGCGCACGCGGAGGTCCCTCCGGCGACGCTCCACGCGCTGGCGGCGACCAAGGCGGCGGAGCAGCTGCCGCGGATCGGGCACCTGACGCTGTCCCCGGACGTGCTGACCGGGCTGCTCGCCCGGCTGGGCGGCGGTGCGGAGCGGTGA
- a CDS encoding GNAT family N-acetyltransferase, producing the protein MALHVSRASLQDWALVRAWAAAEGWNPGVSDAGAFFAQDPEGFFLGRIDGEPVSAISVVNYGDDYAFLGFYLVRPDLRGRGHGLATWRAALAHAGGRTVGLDGVPAQQDNYRRSGFAPAYRTARYVGEMPLPDRPVTGVVAAERVDPAEIAAYDSACHPADRPRFLRSWLTAPGHRALVRLTGGRPCGYGVVRPAEQEARIGPLFADTPADAAALLDALAAEARAFGAPRIAVDMPESNPAAARLAESRGLEPTFETARMYTGPIRPFARERVFGVTTLELG; encoded by the coding sequence ATGGCCCTCCATGTCTCCCGCGCCTCCCTCCAGGACTGGGCGCTGGTCCGCGCGTGGGCCGCGGCGGAGGGGTGGAATCCCGGGGTGTCCGACGCCGGGGCGTTCTTCGCGCAGGATCCGGAGGGCTTCTTCCTCGGGCGGATCGACGGGGAGCCCGTCTCCGCGATCTCGGTCGTGAACTACGGCGACGACTACGCCTTCCTGGGCTTCTATCTCGTACGGCCCGATCTGCGCGGCCGCGGTCACGGCCTGGCGACCTGGCGTGCCGCACTCGCGCACGCGGGCGGGCGGACGGTGGGTCTGGACGGCGTGCCGGCGCAGCAGGACAACTATCGGCGGTCCGGGTTCGCCCCCGCGTACCGAACCGCCCGATACGTGGGCGAAATGCCGCTTCCCGACCGGCCGGTGACCGGAGTGGTCGCCGCGGAACGGGTGGATCCGGCCGAAATCGCCGCGTACGACAGCGCCTGTCACCCCGCCGACCGCCCGCGCTTCCTGCGGTCCTGGCTGACCGCGCCGGGCCATCGCGCCCTGGTCCGGCTCACCGGCGGGCGCCCCTGCGGTTACGGAGTCGTGCGGCCGGCGGAGCAGGAGGCGCGCATCGGGCCGCTGTTCGCGGACACGCCCGCCGACGCGGCCGCGCTGCTCGACGCCCTCGCCGCGGAGGCCCGCGCCTTCGGCGCGCCCCGGATCGCCGTCGACATGCCGGAGTCCAACCCGGCCGCGGCCCGGCTCGCCGAGTCCCGTGGTCTTGAACCGACCTTCGAGACGGCCCGGATGTACACCGGCCCGATCCGCCCGTTCGCCCGGGAGCGCGTCTTCGGTGTGACCACCCTCGAACTGGGCTGA